In a single window of the Drosophila albomicans strain 15112-1751.03 chromosome 3, ASM965048v2, whole genome shotgun sequence genome:
- the LOC117568639 gene encoding fibrinogen-like protein 1, with protein MTAKMKFFIYILFLKCFTLSVATETEDNKVLNNLLESKLINIIDLRGILGALELNATYKNIKTLNIGSKANDNSNVLGLLQKPNFNVEEQMQRPDHKAKKPFQTEKALSTDETATAVKQLKAQVDNLQLSVFQLQNLVNSNTNKPKSCLTDKGRESNQVIKVPGVDAFRVVCDSCAAGPGWIVIQRRFDGSLDFYRDWNAYRFGFGYFDGEFFLGLEYIHHLTISRPYELYIELIDFENQLYFARYDNFLIGSAEEKFALKSLGTYSGNAGDALSYNLYDKFSTYDSDNDNWLHGNCANYYESGWWFGSDTNSNLNGRYYKWGQRNARGIWWYTLRGYNSLKSVKMLIRPKYTLV; from the exons ATGACTGCAAAGATgaaatttttcatatatattctGTTTCTGAAATGCTTTACTCTAAGTGTGGCAACCGAAACTGAAGATAATAAAGTT ttgaacAATTTACTTGAATCCAAGCTGATAAATATAATCGATCTTCGGGGTATTCTGGGTGCACTCGAATTGAATGCAACCTATAAGAATATTAAAACACTAAACATTggcagcaaagcaaatgatAATTCAAATGTGTTGGGCTTGTTGCAAAAGCCAAATTTCAATGTAGAAGAGCAGATGCAACGTCCAGATCACAAAGCAAAGAAACCGTTCCAAACAGAAAAAGCTCTTTCGACTGatgaaactgcaactgcagttaagcaattaaaagcaCAAGTTGATAATCTGCAACTTTCAGTGTTCCAATTGCAGAATCTAGTGAATTCGAAtacaaataaaccaaaaagtTGCTTAACTGATAAAGGCAGAGAGAGTAATCAAGTGATAAAAGTTCCCGGCGTAGATGCATTTCGTGTAGTCTGCGATTCTTGTGCCGCTGGACCAGGTTGGATTGTGATACAAAGGCGATTCGATGGCAGCCTGGACTTCTATAGAGATTGGAATGCATatcgctttggctttggctacTTCGATGGCGAGTTTTTCTTAGGACTTGAATATATTCATCATCTTACAATATCGCGACCATATGAATTGTATATAGAACTAATTGACTTTGAGAATCAGTTGTATTTCGCTCGATACGATAACTTTCTCATTGGCAGCGCAGAGGAGAAATTTGCGCTGAAATCGTTGGGCACCTATAGTGGAAATGCTGGCGATGCTTTGAGTTATAATCTCTACGATAAATTCTCCACTTACGATAGTGATAATGATAATTGGCTCCATGGTAATTGTGCCAACTACTATGAAAGCGGTTGGTGGTTCGGTTCGGATACAAATAG TAATCTTAATGGCCGATATTATAAATGGGGACAAAGAAATGCCAGAGGCATTTGGTGGTATACGCTCAGAGGATACAACTCTTTGAAGtctgttaaaatgttaatCAGACCAAAGTATACTTTAGTCTAA